From one Gracilibacillus salinarum genomic stretch:
- a CDS encoding pectate lyase family protein, producing the protein MMLSIVGFSSVPAFAATPDFSMTGFATSDGGTTGGNGGDEVTVQTGDELADALDEKDENTPLKIYVDGTITTSNTSDSKINIKDVSDVSIIGVGTNGEFDGIGIKVWRADNVIIRNLTIHEVDSGDKDAISVEGPSSNIWVDHNELYADLNVDKDHYDGLFDVKRDAYNITFSWNYVHDSWKAMLMGSSDSDDDDRNITFHHNHFQDLNSRVPAFRHGEGHLYNNYFEGIIDTGINSRMGAELLVENNVFEDSKDPLGYWYSDSTGYWNVSNNLYINSTGSQPTTSTTNYTVPYSYSLTPVNDVKSVVTQNAGVGVVQP; encoded by the coding sequence ATGATGTTGTCAATTGTAGGATTTTCGTCTGTTCCCGCGTTTGCAGCTACACCTGATTTCTCAATGACAGGGTTTGCTACATCTGATGGTGGGACAACTGGCGGTAATGGTGGAGATGAAGTGACTGTGCAGACAGGTGATGAGCTTGCCGACGCCTTAGATGAAAAGGATGAAAACACGCCACTTAAGATATATGTAGATGGCACAATTACAACTAGTAATACGTCAGATAGCAAAATCAACATTAAAGATGTTTCTGATGTATCCATCATTGGTGTTGGTACGAATGGTGAATTTGACGGAATCGGCATAAAAGTTTGGCGTGCAGATAATGTAATTATTCGAAACCTCACGATTCATGAAGTAGACAGTGGTGATAAGGATGCTATTAGTGTGGAAGGACCATCAAGCAATATTTGGGTGGATCATAACGAGCTTTACGCAGATTTAAATGTCGATAAAGATCACTATGATGGCCTGTTTGATGTGAAGCGTGATGCTTATAATATTACGTTCTCATGGAACTATGTGCATGACAGCTGGAAAGCAATGTTGATGGGCTCATCTGATAGTGATGACGATGATCGAAATATCACCTTCCATCATAACCATTTCCAAGATCTAAACTCAAGAGTACCTGCTTTCCGTCATGGAGAAGGACACTTGTATAATAACTACTTTGAAGGTATTATTGACACTGGTATTAATTCCCGAATGGGAGCCGAGTTGTTGGTAGAAAATAATGTATTCGAAGATTCTAAAGATCCATTAGGTTATTGGTATAGCGATAGCACTGGCTATTGGAACGTATCTAATAACTTGTATATTAATAGTACAGGCAGTCAGCCGACTACATCTACGACGAATTATACGGTGCCATACAGCTACTCATTAACTCCTGTTAATGATGTGAAATCAGTCGTAACGCAAAATGCAGGTGTTGGTGTTGTACAGCCTTAA